A DNA window from Deltaproteobacteria bacterium contains the following coding sequences:
- a CDS encoding glucose dehydrogenase — protein MAAGDAAPVDAPVPAADAPIPDAAPPDAPVAPFCTPATGASLALVPVVTGLSRPVYVTAPAGDPRLFIVEQAGVIRVVADGTLLAEPFLDIRGRVFDRGNEQGLLGLAFAPDFATSGLFYVDYTARAGSGVSDGDTVVAAFSVTADPNVADPSSERRLLTIAQPFGNHNAGWLGFGPDGYLYVTSGDGGSGNDPQNNGQKLDTLLGKLLRIDVRGGDPYAIPQDNPFAGGGGRPEIWAYGLRNPWRVSFDRMTGDLWIGDVGQNTVEEVDFQPAGAAGGANYGWRIYEGSTCRPGETNCSEPAGYVPPFVEYRHTGGRCSITGGYVYRGACLPDYAGAYFYGDYCTGEIFTVRQAGGLPDGDPVDVTDDLAPDGLLANELSSFGEDAYGELYVTALDRGVVYRIEAE, from the coding sequence ATCGCTGCAGGCGACGCCGCCCCCGTCGACGCGCCGGTCCCGGCCGCCGACGCACCGATCCCGGACGCCGCGCCGCCCGACGCGCCGGTCGCGCCGTTCTGCACGCCCGCAACCGGCGCGTCGCTCGCCCTCGTGCCGGTCGTGACCGGCCTGTCGCGCCCCGTCTATGTCACCGCGCCGGCGGGCGACCCGCGGCTGTTCATCGTCGAGCAAGCCGGGGTCATTCGCGTCGTCGCCGACGGGACGCTGCTGGCGGAACCATTCCTCGACATCCGCGGACGCGTATTCGATCGCGGAAACGAGCAGGGCTTGCTCGGCCTCGCGTTCGCGCCGGACTTCGCGACGAGCGGACTGTTCTACGTCGACTACACCGCCCGCGCCGGCAGCGGCGTCAGCGACGGTGACACCGTGGTCGCCGCGTTCTCCGTCACCGCGGACCCGAACGTCGCCGATCCCAGTTCGGAGCGGCGACTGCTCACGATCGCGCAGCCGTTCGGCAACCACAACGCCGGCTGGCTCGGCTTCGGGCCGGACGGCTACCTGTACGTCACCAGCGGAGATGGAGGCAGCGGCAACGATCCGCAAAACAACGGACAGAAGCTGGACACGCTCCTCGGCAAGCTCCTTCGCATCGACGTGCGCGGCGGCGACCCGTACGCCATTCCGCAGGACAACCCGTTCGCGGGCGGCGGCGGCCGCCCCGAGATCTGGGCGTACGGCCTGCGCAATCCGTGGCGCGTGAGCTTCGACCGGATGACCGGCGACCTGTGGATCGGCGACGTCGGCCAGAACACGGTCGAAGAAGTCGACTTTCAACCGGCCGGCGCGGCCGGGGGCGCCAACTACGGGTGGCGCATCTACGAAGGGTCGACGTGCCGCCCGGGGGAAACCAACTGCAGCGAACCGGCCGGCTACGTGCCGCCGTTCGTCGAGTATCGCCACACGGGCGGCCGCTGTTCCATCACCGGCGGCTACGTCTACCGCGGCGCGTGCCTGCCGGACTACGCGGGCGCCTACTTCTACGGCGACTATTGCACCGGCGAGATCTTCACGGTTCGCCAGGCGGGGGGCCTGCCCGATGGCGACCCGGTCGACGTGACGGACGACCTCGCGCCCGACGGCCTG
- a CDS encoding ABC transporter substrate-binding protein, which produces MIKIVDDRHRELWLARAPRRVVSLVPSDTETIFALGAGDRLIARTDYCVEPAGSVDGIPTVGGTKNPDVDRIVELAPDLVLANQEENARAPLERLARAGIAVLVAFPRRAGDALAHVARIARALGVEREPAATRLLRRGYAALRAAEAQAASARPLRVFAPIWLDPLMTFCGDTYASDVLRLAGAVNVFSDRTRRYPLAADLGNAAPADPGERDVRYPRVTLDEVRARAPDVVLLPDEPYAFGPADADRFAALGVPAVPCDGKDLFWHGARTVDAVERLGAQVAALRAAGAPA; this is translated from the coding sequence ATGATCAAGATCGTGGACGACCGACACCGCGAGCTGTGGCTCGCGCGGGCACCGCGCCGCGTGGTGTCGCTCGTGCCGAGCGACACCGAGACGATCTTCGCGCTCGGCGCCGGCGACCGGCTGATCGCGCGCACCGACTACTGCGTCGAGCCGGCGGGCTCGGTTGACGGGATACCGACGGTGGGCGGCACGAAGAATCCCGATGTCGATCGGATCGTCGAACTCGCGCCGGACCTGGTGCTCGCCAACCAGGAGGAGAACGCGCGTGCGCCGCTCGAGCGACTCGCACGCGCCGGCATCGCCGTGCTCGTCGCGTTCCCGCGCCGCGCCGGGGATGCGCTCGCGCACGTCGCGCGGATCGCGCGCGCCCTCGGTGTGGAGCGCGAGCCGGCCGCGACTCGCCTGCTGCGCCGCGGCTATGCCGCGCTGCGGGCGGCGGAGGCGCAGGCCGCATCGGCCCGTCCGCTGCGCGTGTTCGCGCCGATCTGGCTGGATCCCCTGATGACGTTTTGCGGCGACACGTACGCCAGCGACGTTCTGCGCCTCGCGGGGGCGGTCAACGTGTTTTCCGACCGCACGCGCCGCTATCCGCTCGCCGCCGACCTGGGCAACGCCGCGCCGGCGGACCCGGGCGAGCGCGACGTGCGGTATCCGCGGGTGACGCTCGACGAGGTACGGGCGCGCGCGCCGGACGTCGTGCTGCTGCCGGACGAGCCGTACGCGTTTGGCCCGGCGGACGCCGACCGGTTCGCGGCGTTGGGCGTGCCCGCCGTCCCGTGCGATGGCAAGGACCTGTTTTGGCACGGTGCCCGCACGGTCGATGCGGTCGAGCGCCTCGGCGCGCAGGTCGCGGCGCTGCGAGCCGCCGGCGCGCCGGCGTGA
- a CDS encoding anthranilate phosphoribosyltransferase codes for MAAPDERLRRYLERVAAGPRLGKHLSAAEAYDAIDAILSDDADPVRAGALLIALRVQGETLDELRGALAAVRARARWAAARVAALVDLADPYDGFLRHLPASPFLPAVLAACGLPAVCHGPRSLPPKRGATIRQVLEAAGAVVDASPGDAAARIADPDIGWAFVDLDRSHPELAALAPVRDAIVKRPLLAVVDKLHGPVRADRTIAVAGFVHRDYGERLVQLAADAGYAAAIAVRGVEGGVIPPLNAGTVGVGWRAPGDPPAPVAVAATDVGITGADRAPPLPAGCEGAAAIAREAARAGRAALAGALGPTRDALVYAAASILWFAGRAASPADAAARARAVLDDGSAARRFAA; via the coding sequence ATGGCGGCGCCGGACGAGCGGCTGCGGCGCTATCTCGAACGAGTGGCGGCCGGCCCGCGGCTCGGCAAGCACCTGTCTGCGGCCGAAGCGTACGACGCGATCGACGCGATCTTGAGCGACGACGCCGATCCGGTCCGGGCGGGTGCGCTGCTGATCGCGCTGCGCGTCCAGGGCGAGACGCTCGACGAGCTGCGCGGGGCGCTCGCCGCCGTGCGAGCGCGGGCGCGATGGGCGGCGGCCCGCGTCGCCGCGCTCGTCGACCTCGCGGATCCGTACGATGGCTTCCTGCGGCACCTTCCCGCGTCGCCGTTTCTGCCGGCCGTGCTCGCCGCGTGCGGCCTACCGGCGGTGTGTCACGGGCCGCGATCGCTGCCGCCCAAGCGCGGCGCGACGATCCGCCAGGTGCTCGAGGCGGCCGGCGCGGTCGTCGATGCGTCGCCAGGGGACGCGGCGGCGCGGATTGCCGATCCCGACATCGGCTGGGCGTTCGTCGATCTGGACCGGTCGCACCCGGAGTTGGCCGCGCTCGCGCCCGTGCGCGATGCGATCGTCAAGCGGCCGCTGCTCGCGGTCGTCGACAAGCTGCACGGACCCGTGCGCGCCGACCGCACGATCGCGGTCGCCGGCTTCGTCCACCGCGACTACGGCGAGCGCCTGGTCCAGCTCGCGGCGGACGCGGGCTACGCGGCGGCGATCGCGGTGCGCGGAGTCGAGGGCGGCGTCATCCCGCCGCTGAACGCCGGCACCGTCGGCGTCGGCTGGCGAGCGCCCGGCGATCCGCCGGCGCCGGTCGCGGTGGCCGCGACCGACGTGGGGATCACCGGTGCGGACCGGGCGCCGCCGTTGCCGGCGGGCTGCGAGGGCGCGGCCGCGATCGCGCGCGAGGCGGCGCGCGCCGGGCGCGCGGCACTTGCGGGCGCGCTCGGGCCGACGCGGGATGCGCTCGTGTACGCCGCGGCGTCGATTCTGTGGTTCGCCGGGCGCGCCGCGTCCCCGGCGGACGCCGCCGCGCGCGCGCGCGCC